The following DNA comes from Legionella sp. PATHC032.
TTAAACAACTCACCCTGCACACCAACAATATCGCCTAAATCCCAATGTTTAAACTGTTCATACACTTCAGGAAGATCATTTGAACGAAGATAAACCTGCACCCGACCTGATACATCCTGAATATGAAAAAAACTGGCTTTACCCATAATTCTTCTCAGAACGATGCGGCCTGCAACAGAAACTTTCACATGCTTTTGTTCTAATGTTTCTTTCTCAGTTTCGGAATATTGCTTTAGCAAAGCATTAGCTAAATGTTCGCGACGAAACTTGTTCGGGAAATTAAACCCGCCTGTACGCAATTCTGCTAATTTTTGCTTGCGAATATGATAAACTTCACTTTCATCTAAATGTAAATGTTCTTCACTCATGCTTGCCCTACTCCCGCCTTTAAACTGGCTTCAATAAATTGATCTAATGAACCATCCAATACTGCCTGAGTATTACTGGTTTCAACACCGGTGCGCAAATCTTTTATTCGAGATTGGTCTAATACGTAAGAACGAATTTGTGATCCCCAACCAATATCAGACTTGCTGGCCTCCAATGCTTGCTGTTCTGCATTTTTCTTTTGCATTTCCAATTCATAAAGCTTCGCTCTCAATTGCTTGAACGCCTGGTCTTTATTTTTATGCTGACTTCGATCATTCTGACACTGAACTACTATCCCACTAGGGATATGCGTAATCCTTACTGCAGAATCAGTACGGTTAACATGCTGACCGCCAGCCCCGGAAGCTCTGTATGTGTCTATCCGCAAATCAGCTGGATTGATTTCAATTTCGATGTCATCGTCAATTTCAGGAGAAACAAAAACAGCTGCAAATGAAGTGTGCCTTCTGTTACCAGAATCAAATGGCGACTTTCTCACTAAACGATGCACACCTGTTTCGGTTCTTAACCAACCAAACGCGTATTCACCTGCAAAATGAATGGTTGCACTTTTAATTCCTGCCACTTCGCCAGGAGAGCATTCTATCAATTCGGTGGTAAATCCGTGATGTTCTCCCCAACGTAAATACATTCGTAATAACATTTCAGCCCAATCTTGCGCCTCAGTACCACCGGAACCAGCTTGAATATCAAGATACGCATTGGCGTGATCCATTTTGCCAGAAAACATTCTTCTAAATTCCAAACTGGCAACTTGTTGTTCAATGGACTTTAATTCCTCACCAATGTCATTAATGGTTTGCTCATCATTTTCTTCTCGAGCCAATTCAAACAGTTCCCTCTGATCACTGATCGATTGACTTAATTGGCTTAAAGAGTGGACTATAGTTTCCAGCTGAGTTCTTTCACGTCCCAATGCCTGGGCTTGTTCCGGATTGTCCCACACATTAGATGATTCTAATTCACGAATTACTTCTTCCAAACGCTCACTTTTACCTTCGAAGTCAAAGATACCCCCTAAGCGATTCTATGCGCTCATTAAGATCGTTTAAACTTGAATTAATTTGATTCACTTCCAGCATCAGTGTCTCTTTTAAAAATAAATAGGAGATTTTACAGCGAAAGTAAGATTCTATCTACATTAATTCTGATGTTTTAAT
Coding sequences within:
- the prfB gene encoding peptide chain release factor 2 (programmed frameshift), which translates into the protein MLEVNQINSSLNDLNERIESLRGYLDFEGKSERLEEVIRELESSNVWDNPEQAQALGRERTQLETIVHSLSQLSQSISDQRELFELAREENDEQTINDIGEELKSIEQQVASLEFRRMFSGKMDHANAYLDIQAGSGGTEAQDWAEMLLRMYLRWGEHHGFTTELIECSPGEVAGIKSATIHFAGEYAFGWLRTETGVHRLVRKSPFDSGNRRHTSFAAVFVSPEIDDDIEIEINPADLRIDTYRASGAGGQHVNRTDSAVRITHIPSGIVVQCQNDRSQHKNKDQAFKQLRAKLYELEMQKKNAEQQALEASKSDIGWGSQIRSYVLDQSRIKDLRTGVETSNTQAVLDGSLDQFIEASLKAGVGQA